CGCTGAACCTGTAGCAGCAAGCCCACATTCTTTCGTGTTAAAATTCAAATATGAAATTCATTGCCAAATGGCGATGGAAAATGTAAAATTCATACAGACATTAGCTGTTGCATTGCAGGAATTAACTGGAAATGAATATTACCCAGTTGGTGTACCTGAAGAAGAATGGTTAAAAATAAGAAAACAATTTATTCAAGGGGAAAGAGATCATAAGGAACAAGAAGAGGATCCCCTCATCTCTGAAGCTCTGAAGCTTGTTGGGGAAGACCTACTTGAAATAAAAGATTAATTAGGAGGAAGATCAAATGATGCGTGGAATGGGTAATATGCAAAACATGATGAAACAAATGCAAAAGATGCAAAAGAAGATGGCAAAAGCCCAAGAGGAACTAGCTGAAAAGCAAATCGAAGGGACAGCAGGTGGCGGAATGGTAACGGTTGTTGTATCTGGACAAAAAGAAATTTTGGACGTCCAAATTAAGGAGGAAGTCGTTGATCCAGATGACATCGATATGTTGCAAGATCTTGTGCTAGCTGCGACAAATGATGCTTTGAAAAAGGTTGATGAATTGACGAATGAAACAATGGGACAATTTACAAAAGGATTGAATATGCCAGGAATGTTCTAGGAGGAACATATTATTATGCATTATCCAGAACCAATTACTAAATTAATAGATAGTTTTATGAAGTTGCCAGGAATCGGGCCGAAGACAGCAGCCCGACTGGCGTTT
The Oikeobacillus pervagus DNA segment above includes these coding regions:
- a CDS encoding YbaB/EbfC family nucleoid-associated protein, translated to MMRGMGNMQNMMKQMQKMQKKMAKAQEELAEKQIEGTAGGGMVTVVVSGQKEILDVQIKEEVVDPDDIDMLQDLVLAATNDALKKVDELTNETMGQFTKGLNMPGMF